From one Ochrobactrum vermis genomic stretch:
- the phnC gene encoding phosphonate ABC transporter ATP-binding protein, which yields MKHESNITKSRATRGSLASEATMAILEVKDLKVSYSAYGPKILKGINFAVDGEDFCAVIGPSGAGKSTLIRCINRLVEPTEGDIVLFGQSVRPLSGKALRHLRRRVGMIFQEFNLVNRMSVMDNVLSGRLGYTGAFRSFFKVFPREDIDRALHLLERVGLQDHIDKRADALSGGQRQRVGIARALMQKPEILLLDEPTSALDPKISRDVMQLIRELANEFKVPVLCNIHDVQLALETCNRIIGMQDGCKKFDGPSRGMRKQDLDEIYAMEVL from the coding sequence GTGAAACACGAATCCAATATCACCAAGAGCCGCGCGACGCGCGGCTCCCTGGCCAGCGAGGCGACCATGGCGATACTGGAAGTCAAGGATCTCAAGGTCAGTTATTCAGCCTATGGCCCCAAAATTCTCAAGGGTATTAATTTCGCCGTAGACGGGGAGGACTTCTGCGCTGTCATTGGGCCAAGCGGTGCGGGAAAATCGACGCTTATCCGCTGTATCAATCGGCTCGTTGAGCCGACAGAAGGCGATATCGTGCTGTTCGGCCAATCGGTGCGACCTCTTTCCGGAAAGGCGTTACGCCATCTCCGGCGACGGGTCGGGATGATTTTCCAGGAGTTCAATCTGGTGAACCGTATGTCGGTGATGGATAATGTCCTTTCTGGCCGGCTGGGTTATACTGGTGCATTCCGCAGTTTTTTCAAAGTGTTTCCCCGCGAGGACATAGACCGGGCGCTGCATCTTCTGGAGCGTGTCGGGCTGCAGGATCACATCGACAAGCGGGCCGATGCGCTCTCGGGCGGGCAGCGGCAGCGCGTCGGCATCGCGCGTGCGTTGATGCAGAAGCCGGAAATCCTGCTGCTTGACGAGCCAACTTCAGCTCTCGACCCCAAAATCTCTCGCGACGTGATGCAGTTAATCAGGGAGCTGGCGAACGAATTCAAAGTGCCGGTGCTCTGCAATATTCATGATGTCCAGCTTGCATTGGAAACATGCAATCGCATCATCGGTATGCAGGACGGCTGCAAGAAATTTGATGGTCCATCAAGGGGCATGCGCAAGCAAGATCTGGACGAGATCTATGCTATGGAGGTCTTGTGA
- a CDS encoding response regulator transcription factor yields the protein MSTKNEKIPRVVRKRPTMIIVARHTLARTCIVKFLEYELAGWDFLGVGSITELAKASGRDVALIALDLAGRAMDNTTFLEDLLTVEYHFQGASIALFSNSDDVLMESQAIKMGVRGVFTPSLPIEIALAGIRLVLAGGIFCPHPLGAQGTNQETISIRGNLEAELAEDAVIPINYSSHQPAIAGFTPREVDVLAELQHGHSNKIIAEKLNLSDNTVKMHLQHIMRKLRVQNRTEVVLSLGAKVAFNGSAVQ from the coding sequence GTGTCAACCAAGAATGAAAAAATACCGCGTGTAGTGCGAAAGCGCCCGACGATGATTATCGTGGCCAGACACACCCTCGCGCGCACATGCATCGTAAAATTCCTCGAATACGAACTTGCCGGATGGGATTTTCTTGGTGTGGGTTCAATAACAGAACTGGCCAAAGCAAGTGGGCGTGACGTAGCTCTGATCGCGTTAGATTTAGCTGGAAGGGCAATGGATAACACCACCTTTCTAGAAGATCTCCTTACGGTTGAGTACCATTTTCAAGGGGCGTCGATTGCCCTTTTCTCTAATAGCGACGATGTTCTGATGGAGTCGCAAGCGATCAAAATGGGGGTGCGAGGCGTCTTTACGCCATCTCTTCCGATAGAAATCGCCCTGGCTGGCATTCGGCTGGTGCTAGCGGGAGGAATTTTCTGTCCACATCCGCTTGGCGCTCAGGGAACTAACCAGGAAACGATCTCCATTAGGGGCAATTTGGAAGCAGAATTAGCAGAAGATGCAGTCATTCCTATCAACTACAGTTCTCATCAACCGGCCATTGCCGGATTTACGCCTCGGGAAGTTGATGTCCTGGCCGAGCTACAACACGGTCATTCAAACAAGATCATTGCTGAGAAACTCAATCTATCTGACAACACAGTGAAGATGCACTTACAGCATATTATGCGTAAGTTGCGCGTTCAGAATCGAACCGAGGTCGTCCTATCGCTTGGTGCGAAAGTAGCTTTCAATGGAAGCGCTGTTCAATAG
- the phnE gene encoding phosphonate ABC transporter, permease protein PhnE, which produces MVFASAQSVSATTRRWSRYRHPQSTTRFAVLLAVLVFLAWSVVLLNIDITRVLGAFPRLAEILATRYFPPDMSYVSDTDFLRSVLHTLQMSLLGGFFGVVMSIPLAWLAARNITLNKRIAYPLGRAAIIGSRSIHETIWTILFVTVLGFGMLAGTLALTVFCVGFAGKLFADELEAIDMGPVEAIRSAGGSPLQVFQYAVLPQVRVAFTGIAIYTWDVAFRAATVVGFFGGGGMGWYLKRTTQQLESARVAAILLVIIGLVLVAEIGSGWLRKRIARMR; this is translated from the coding sequence ATGGTGTTTGCATCGGCTCAAAGCGTCTCCGCCACTACACGCAGGTGGTCCCGCTACCGACATCCGCAATCGACCACCCGCTTTGCTGTGCTTCTGGCAGTACTGGTTTTCCTTGCGTGGTCGGTGGTTCTGCTCAATATTGATATCACTCGCGTTCTTGGAGCTTTTCCACGACTAGCAGAAATTCTCGCGACGCGATATTTTCCGCCAGATATGAGTTATGTCTCCGACACGGATTTTCTCCGCTCGGTGCTGCACACTTTGCAAATGTCATTGCTTGGTGGCTTCTTTGGTGTGGTCATGTCAATTCCGCTCGCATGGCTTGCGGCGCGCAACATCACATTGAACAAGCGTATCGCATATCCTCTGGGTCGGGCAGCGATTATCGGAAGTCGCTCTATTCACGAAACTATCTGGACAATCCTCTTCGTTACGGTGCTTGGTTTTGGCATGCTGGCAGGGACTCTGGCGCTCACCGTGTTCTGCGTTGGCTTTGCAGGAAAACTATTTGCCGATGAGCTTGAAGCTATTGATATGGGGCCGGTTGAAGCGATCCGTTCAGCCGGGGGAAGTCCGCTGCAGGTATTTCAATACGCAGTTCTACCGCAGGTGCGGGTCGCTTTCACAGGTATTGCCATCTACACGTGGGACGTGGCGTTTCGGGCTGCCACAGTGGTCGGCTTCTTTGGAGGCGGAGGAATGGGATGGTATTTGAAGCGCACGACCCAGCAACTCGAATCCGCGCGTGTCGCGGCTATTCTGCTGGTCATTATCGGCCTGGTTCTGGTTGCCGAGATTGGGTCTGGCTGGTTGAGAAAGAGAATCGCACGGATGCGTTGA
- a CDS encoding phosphate/phosphite/phosphonate ABC transporter substrate-binding protein: MILLKRAVAGLATLGAVIAYTSTGALAADCKDPETLVFSIIPTEETTQELDIYKPLLDKLKETTGKPVEFFMPTSYASVIEGMVNGWVHIGVHGPNSYVLAKEKDPALEVFATYTKSKGHFQEEGPGYRAVLLVKADSKLDSIDALKGTIVGLADPASTSGNLLPRMVFGEKIGTGPELEKYFSKVVYTGGHDQSALAVKEGRVDDAFVATHRLDNVIDRGLAAKEDFRVLWESDIIPQDPMVYRSDLCEPLKASIREAFLTLHEDPASEPFFKGINSTKFVAMKDSDYDIIRKLVAAEKAVGQ; the protein is encoded by the coding sequence ATGATTTTGTTGAAACGCGCTGTCGCAGGTCTAGCTACGCTGGGTGCAGTAATCGCATACACAAGTACAGGGGCGCTTGCCGCTGACTGCAAGGACCCCGAGACCCTCGTTTTCTCCATTATTCCGACTGAGGAGACGACGCAGGAATTGGACATCTACAAGCCTCTCCTCGACAAGTTGAAGGAAACGACCGGTAAGCCTGTCGAATTCTTCATGCCTACGTCTTATGCGTCGGTCATCGAGGGAATGGTGAATGGCTGGGTCCATATCGGCGTCCACGGCCCGAATTCTTACGTACTTGCCAAGGAAAAAGATCCGGCACTCGAAGTCTTCGCGACCTACACTAAGTCAAAAGGCCATTTTCAGGAGGAAGGGCCAGGCTATCGTGCTGTCCTCCTAGTCAAAGCGGACTCCAAGCTCGACAGTATTGACGCTCTCAAGGGTACGATCGTCGGGCTTGCGGATCCTGCCAGCACTTCCGGTAACCTCTTACCGCGTATGGTCTTTGGTGAAAAAATCGGTACGGGTCCCGAATTGGAAAAGTACTTCTCCAAGGTCGTGTATACAGGCGGGCATGACCAGTCGGCTTTGGCCGTGAAGGAGGGGCGTGTCGACGACGCCTTCGTTGCCACGCACCGACTCGACAACGTCATAGACCGCGGACTTGCAGCGAAGGAGGATTTCCGCGTGCTCTGGGAGTCCGACATAATTCCTCAAGATCCTATGGTGTATCGCAGTGATCTTTGTGAGCCACTAAAAGCGTCGATCCGCGAAGCTTTCTTGACGTTACATGAAGATCCTGCGTCTGAACCGTTCTTCAAGGGTATCAATTCCACAAAGTTCGTCGCCATGAAGGACAGCGACTACGATATCATTCGAAAATTGGTCGCAGCCGAAAAGGCGGTGGGCCAGTGA
- a CDS encoding phosphonoacetaldehyde reductase → MWSYRNPVDVRFGAGSFIKLVDVIGDRAYALITYGDPYFHELAKRIEKVAGAPVLIIDDIAPNPDIARLEVQTARFAALSRQPEVIVALGGGSVIDSAKVFAAARGHFPTMDAYLKKRADAKTLSPWPLIAVPTTAGTGSEVTCWGTVWDNAAGQKYSLAHPGLYPEYAIVDPELMVGKPAGLTVQTGLDALSHSLESLWNRSANPVSMAHAVAAARGVLAVLPHLVKDLSNVELRARMARAATLAGFAFSNTKTAIAHSLSYPITLRHSVPHGIACSFSLPMIVRSVAGEGGICAEGLHAIFGTEVHKAADELQAFLNGLGVETDYRHYGIDDAEWRELISFAFDGERGQNFIGKREVLLAIADTEGRQSMAMA, encoded by the coding sequence GTGTGGTCCTATCGAAATCCCGTTGATGTCCGTTTCGGCGCCGGTAGTTTTATAAAGTTGGTCGATGTGATTGGTGATCGCGCTTACGCCCTAATAACCTATGGCGATCCGTATTTTCATGAGCTTGCCAAACGTATTGAGAAGGTTGCAGGTGCGCCGGTCCTGATTATCGATGATATCGCGCCGAACCCCGATATCGCTCGTCTGGAAGTTCAAACGGCACGGTTTGCGGCCTTGTCGCGCCAGCCGGAAGTAATTGTCGCTCTCGGCGGTGGCTCGGTGATCGATTCGGCTAAGGTTTTTGCTGCCGCTCGTGGGCACTTTCCAACGATGGATGCCTATTTGAAGAAACGCGCTGACGCAAAAACCTTGTCTCCATGGCCTTTGATTGCCGTGCCGACGACAGCTGGCACAGGAAGTGAAGTCACCTGCTGGGGAACGGTATGGGACAATGCCGCTGGCCAGAAGTATTCGCTTGCTCATCCCGGGCTTTATCCTGAATATGCAATCGTTGATCCCGAACTGATGGTTGGCAAGCCTGCCGGTTTGACGGTCCAGACCGGATTGGACGCACTTTCGCATTCACTGGAAAGTCTTTGGAACCGGAGTGCAAATCCCGTTTCAATGGCGCATGCCGTCGCTGCTGCACGTGGTGTCCTGGCTGTCCTACCTCATCTTGTCAAAGACCTTTCCAATGTCGAACTGCGCGCACGGATGGCGCGGGCAGCAACGCTTGCCGGGTTTGCTTTCTCCAACACCAAAACGGCAATAGCACATTCGCTGTCTTATCCAATTACACTCCGGCACAGTGTTCCACACGGCATCGCCTGTTCATTTTCACTTCCCATGATTGTCCGCAGTGTAGCCGGAGAAGGCGGTATCTGTGCAGAAGGTCTTCATGCGATTTTCGGCACGGAGGTTCACAAGGCTGCCGATGAGTTGCAAGCGTTCCTCAACGGGTTGGGTGTTGAAACGGACTATCGTCATTACGGCATTGACGATGCTGAGTGGCGCGAACTGATTTCGTTTGCCTTCGATGGAGAGCGTGGCCAGAACTTTATCGGTAAACGAGAGGTTCTCCTTGCAATAGCTGACACCGAAGGAAGGCAATCGATGGCCATGGCATGA
- the phnE gene encoding phosphonate ABC transporter, permease protein PhnE → MTAITASIGEHGFGAWAAHKRRRRTKNWSIILATIVVLCWCIHDTILADTDWARMGGALGIIGTLERFFWIDWSLAPKLFMPAVETLMMATLGTLLGCVFSLPVAWFGAANVTPGKYFFYPLGRLLMVLSRSIHEIIWALLFVGAVGLGALPGILAVAMRSIGFISKITAEAIENIDPKPVEAVRAVGGNQFQVMYYGIVPQILPVIIGTIIFEWDINIRRSAIMGLVGAGGLGLVFFRQMAMFNYGGVTLVVLAVLALIAVGEVVSHFARKAVI, encoded by the coding sequence ATGACTGCTATCACTGCCTCAATCGGAGAGCATGGCTTTGGCGCCTGGGCCGCCCATAAACGCCGCCGTCGGACCAAGAACTGGTCCATCATCCTCGCAACAATAGTTGTCCTCTGCTGGTGTATACACGATACTATCCTGGCAGATACGGATTGGGCTCGTATGGGTGGTGCTCTTGGGATCATCGGTACGCTGGAACGCTTTTTCTGGATCGACTGGTCGCTTGCTCCAAAGCTGTTCATGCCCGCAGTCGAAACGCTAATGATGGCAACGCTGGGTACTTTGCTTGGCTGCGTTTTTTCTTTGCCTGTCGCTTGGTTCGGCGCTGCAAACGTCACTCCAGGAAAATACTTTTTCTACCCTCTCGGTCGGCTTCTGATGGTGCTTTCACGTTCGATACACGAGATCATCTGGGCGCTTCTTTTCGTTGGTGCAGTGGGTCTGGGGGCGCTTCCAGGCATATTGGCGGTTGCCATGCGCTCCATAGGCTTCATCTCCAAAATCACCGCTGAAGCGATCGAGAATATCGATCCGAAACCGGTGGAAGCTGTCCGTGCGGTCGGAGGCAATCAGTTCCAGGTTATGTATTATGGCATAGTGCCGCAGATTTTGCCTGTCATTATCGGCACCATCATCTTCGAGTGGGATATCAATATCCGCCGCTCTGCCATCATGGGACTCGTGGGTGCCGGTGGACTGGGGCTCGTGTTCTTCCGCCAGATGGCGATGTTCAATTATGGCGGAGTAACGTTGGTCGTGCTGGCAGTTCTGGCGCTCATTGCCGTTGGCGAAGTAGTTTCGCATTTCGCCCGCAAGGCAGTCATTTAG